In Arachis hypogaea cultivar Tifrunner chromosome 17, arahy.Tifrunner.gnm2.J5K5, whole genome shotgun sequence, a single window of DNA contains:
- the LOC112763195 gene encoding putative branched-chain-amino-acid aminotransferase 7, with translation MKCEKGEKFSHGNLIRYGTFDVSPAAGILNYRQGIFEGLKEYRTEERSILLFRPEENALRMKAGADRLCMTSPSVEQFIKAVKDTVLANKCWVPPAGRGTLYLRPLLMGTGATLGVGLSTEYTFLIYCSPVSNYHKVCYRYAFYLQHN, from the exons ATGAAATGTGAAAAGGGTGAAAAGTTTTCACATGGAAACCTCATTCGTTATGGAACCTTTGATGTCAGCCCTGCTGCTGGCATCTTAAATTATAGACAG GGGATCTTTGAGGGGCTAAAGGAATATAGAACCGAAGAAAGGTCTATACTTTTGTTTAGGCCAGAGGAGAATGCCCTGCGCATGAAGGCTGGTGCTGACAGATTGTGTATGACTTCCCCATCCGTTGAGCAGTTTATTAAGGCTGTCAAGGACACAGTCCTTGCCAACAAATGCTGG GTGCCTCCAGCAGGGAGAGGAACACTGTACCTTAGACCATTGCTGATGGGAACAGGTGCTACCTTAGGCGTGGGACTTTCAACTGAGTACACTTTCCTTATTTACTGTTCTCCTGTTAGCAACTATCACAAGGTCTGCTATCGTTATGCTTTTTATCTTCAACATAACTAA